The proteins below come from a single Tissierella sp. MB52-C2 genomic window:
- a CDS encoding insulinase family protein has translation MQKFSVKQKPISLILLVVLLSTFLFSSISFAETNNLKVGETYFGFKLIEQKNLKELDSVGRIFQHEKSGAKLLQIENDDDNKAFSISFRTPVENNKGIPHILEHVLLNGGSEKYPVRNLFFEIVKGTLTKNLNGLTYPDRTTYPFSSMNDKEFNDLMDVYLSVVFKPSFYKDENFFKVDGWHYSIEDKDAPLQYNGVVYNEMKGALSSPDSQLYYSIMQSLYPETNYAYLSGGNPSDIPSLTFQEVKDFYDKYYHPSNSYIYLYGKIDILEKLKFIDDNYLKDFDKKEIDSKPIVQKPFDKRKDSIVEYPISLDDSEEGKSSVALSFSIKGDSRVDTMTSFNVLTYMLFNNQASPVVQELNKAGFYNISAQMSPNFLQPFVTITAQNINSDMKDNFENTLFSSLEDIVEKGIDKDLIKSTLNVIELDLKQQYSRDINTGLMYSNLAMFSWLYDEDPFEGINIADSFRKLKVALDEPYFEKLIKKHILNNNHSSSVLLQPKKGLMEEKEAAATEKLKAYKDSLSDKEIEKIIKEYKDLQEWNDTPNSKEVLDTMPALSLKDLKPNIEETPTNVSKTGDITTLHHPLFTNGIGSVNLYFDTSSVKQEQIPYINLLSEVLGKMSTEKYHYSQLPVQEAMYTGGINYSPNVLTKRGSNTDYNPKLVVSSTATNENIGQMFKLISEEIKKTKFDDKERLKQLISMSKFNIENQLNNMPLNAASIRNLSYLSPIFKYNDILIGFSYYDFISELDLNYDSKYEEIVKNLEEVKNTIFNRNNLIISITGENAEYKVFKENLNTLVQVLETKKLPSQKYEFKTEDTNEAFTSPIDILYNFAAFDFTKGGYKYSGSMKVLNNVLSDYLFNEIRVKGGAYGAMFDIINESNIILMSYRDPKLKETYNAYNSTVDFLKNFDLDEKAFEKFIISSLAEYYVPVSSIQKGNDADYYYLMGINTEDLNRELKEILNTKPQDMKKFAEMMEKGLKDNNIVTVGNEKVIKDNKDSFNSIKSLIK, from the coding sequence ATGCAAAAATTTAGTGTGAAACAAAAACCAATTTCTTTAATTCTACTAGTAGTTTTATTATCAACATTTTTATTCTCTAGCATTTCTTTTGCTGAGACAAACAACTTAAAAGTTGGAGAAACTTATTTTGGATTCAAATTAATTGAACAAAAGAATTTAAAAGAGTTAGATTCCGTTGGCAGGATTTTTCAACATGAGAAAAGTGGTGCTAAGCTGCTTCAAATAGAAAATGATGATGACAACAAAGCATTTTCTATTTCCTTTAGAACACCAGTTGAAAATAATAAAGGAATTCCACATATTTTAGAGCATGTACTTTTAAATGGAGGTTCAGAAAAGTATCCAGTTAGAAATCTCTTCTTTGAAATTGTAAAGGGAACTCTAACTAAAAATCTAAATGGACTTACTTATCCAGATAGAACTACTTATCCATTTTCCAGTATGAATGATAAAGAATTCAATGATCTAATGGATGTTTATTTAAGCGTGGTTTTTAAACCTTCTTTTTATAAGGATGAAAACTTCTTTAAAGTAGATGGATGGCATTATAGTATTGAAGATAAAGATGCACCTCTTCAATATAATGGTGTTGTATACAATGAAATGAAAGGTGCTTTGTCATCTCCTGATTCTCAGCTTTATTATTCTATAATGCAAAGCTTATATCCAGAAACTAATTATGCTTACTTATCTGGAGGAAATCCTTCTGATATACCAAGCTTAACTTTCCAAGAGGTAAAAGATTTCTATGACAAATATTATCATCCTTCAAATAGTTATATTTATCTTTATGGTAAAATCGATATATTGGAGAAACTTAAATTTATAGATGATAATTATTTAAAAGATTTCGATAAAAAAGAAATAGATTCTAAACCTATTGTTCAAAAACCATTTGACAAGAGAAAAGATTCAATAGTTGAGTATCCTATTTCACTTGATGACTCTGAAGAAGGTAAATCATCTGTTGCTCTAAGCTTTTCTATTAAAGGTGATTCTAGAGTCGATACGATGACTTCCTTCAATGTGCTAACTTATATGCTATTTAATAACCAAGCTTCTCCAGTGGTTCAAGAACTAAACAAAGCTGGTTTTTACAATATTAGTGCACAGATGTCTCCTAACTTTCTACAGCCTTTTGTAACAATAACTGCCCAAAATATCAATTCTGATATGAAGGACAATTTTGAAAATACCCTATTTTCTTCTTTAGAGGATATAGTAGAAAAAGGTATAGACAAGGACCTTATTAAATCCACTTTAAATGTTATAGAATTGGATTTAAAACAGCAATATTCAAGAGATATTAATACTGGGCTTATGTACAGTAATTTAGCAATGTTTAGCTGGCTATATGATGAAGATCCATTTGAAGGTATCAATATAGCAGATAGCTTTAGAAAACTAAAAGTTGCATTAGATGAACCTTATTTTGAAAAGTTAATTAAAAAGCATATTTTAAACAATAATCATAGTTCTTCAGTTCTTCTTCAGCCGAAAAAAGGGCTAATGGAGGAAAAAGAGGCTGCTGCAACAGAAAAGCTTAAAGCCTATAAAGACTCTCTTTCAGATAAGGAAATAGAAAAGATTATAAAAGAATATAAGGATCTTCAAGAATGGAATGATACTCCTAATTCTAAAGAAGTATTAGATACTATGCCTGCTTTATCTTTGAAAGACTTAAAACCTAATATAGAAGAGACTCCTACTAATGTTAGTAAAACTGGGGATATAACTACTTTACACCATCCTCTATTTACTAATGGTATTGGTAGTGTTAATTTATATTTCGATACATCTTCTGTAAAGCAGGAACAAATTCCTTATATAAATCTATTATCTGAAGTCTTAGGAAAAATGAGTACAGAAAAATATCACTATTCTCAGCTGCCTGTACAGGAAGCTATGTATACAGGAGGTATTAACTATTCTCCTAATGTACTAACTAAAAGAGGAAGTAATACAGATTATAACCCTAAATTAGTCGTTTCATCTACTGCTACTAATGAGAATATAGGTCAGATGTTTAAGTTAATTTCAGAAGAAATAAAAAAGACTAAATTCGACGATAAAGAAAGGCTAAAACAGCTTATCTCAATGTCAAAGTTTAATATTGAAAATCAATTGAATAATATGCCTTTGAATGCGGCTTCAATAAGAAATCTCTCTTATCTCTCACCGATTTTCAAGTATAACGATATTTTAATTGGCTTTAGTTATTATGATTTTATATCAGAACTTGATTTAAATTATGACTCTAAGTATGAAGAAATAGTCAAGAATCTTGAAGAAGTTAAAAATACTATTTTTAATAGAAATAATTTAATAATAAGTATTACTGGCGAAAATGCTGAATACAAAGTATTTAAGGAAAATCTTAATACATTGGTTCAAGTATTAGAAACTAAAAAACTACCTTCACAGAAATATGAATTTAAAACTGAAGATACTAACGAAGCCTTTACATCTCCAATAGATATTTTATATAACTTTGCGGCTTTTGACTTTACAAAGGGTGGATATAAATATAGCGGTAGTATGAAGGTTTTAAACAATGTTCTATCTGACTATTTGTTTAATGAAATTCGTGTCAAAGGTGGAGCATATGGTGCTATGTTTGATATAATCAACGAATCTAATATTATCCTTATGAGTTATAGAGATCCAAAATTAAAAGAAACTTATAATGCTTATAACAGCACCGTAGATTTCCTTAAAAACTTTGATTTAGATGAGAAAGCATTTGAGAAATTTATTATTTCTTCTTTAGCAGAATACTATGTTCCAGTATCTAGCATACAAAAAGGAAATGATGCGGATTATTATTATCTCATGGGAATTAATACTGAGGATCTAAATAGAGAACTTAAAGAAATATTAAATACAAAGCCTCAAGATATGAAAAAATTTGCTGAAATGATGGAAAAGGGATTAAAGGATAATAATATTGTGACTGTTGGAAATGAAAAAGTAATAAAAGACAATAAAGATTCCTTTAATAGTATAAAAAGTTTAATAAAATAG
- a CDS encoding anaerobic nitric oxide reductase flavorubredoxin, which translates to MSFKMTDKVTWVGKIDWELRTFHGDEYSTHRGSSYNSYLIRDKKTVLIDTVWEPFAEEYVEKLKREIDLNEIDYIIAQHSEIDHSGALPLLMKEIPNTPIYCTPNGAKILKAHFHEEWNFVEVKTGDTLDIGESTLTFVEARMLHWPDSMMTYMSGENILFSNDAFGQHYASDLMYNDLVDQGELYQEAIKYYANILTPFSALVTNKIKEVLGFNLPLNMIATSHGIIWRDNPAQIIEKYLEWADAYQENQITIVYDTMWNGTKRMAEAISDGIKSVNKDVTVKLYNAANSDKNDIITELFKSKAILFGSSTVNKSIMHATAGILEMIKGIGFKNKKSAAFGSYGWSGESVAVIEQKLKDAKLEIVQEGIKELWNPDKEAISRCIEFGKSFAEKL; encoded by the coding sequence ATGAGCTTTAAGATGACTGATAAAGTAACATGGGTAGGTAAGATAGATTGGGAGCTAAGAACTTTCCATGGAGATGAATACTCAACCCATAGAGGATCTTCCTATAATTCATACTTAATTAGGGACAAGAAAACAGTACTTATTGATACAGTTTGGGAGCCATTTGCTGAAGAGTATGTTGAAAAATTAAAGAGAGAAATAGACCTAAATGAGATAGACTATATAATAGCACAACATTCAGAGATAGACCATAGTGGAGCTTTACCATTGTTAATGAAGGAAATACCAAATACTCCAATCTATTGCACACCAAACGGAGCAAAAATATTAAAAGCCCATTTCCATGAAGAATGGAACTTTGTGGAGGTGAAGACAGGAGATACATTAGATATTGGAGAATCAACACTGACATTTGTAGAGGCAAGAATGCTTCATTGGCCAGATAGTATGATGACTTATATGAGTGGAGAAAATATATTATTTAGCAACGACGCCTTTGGACAACATTACGCATCAGATCTAATGTATAATGATTTAGTAGATCAAGGAGAATTATATCAGGAAGCCATTAAATACTATGCAAATATATTAACTCCATTTAGTGCACTAGTTACTAATAAAATTAAAGAGGTTTTAGGATTTAACCTACCGCTTAATATGATAGCCACATCCCATGGAATTATTTGGAGAGATAATCCAGCACAAATAATTGAAAAATATTTAGAATGGGCAGATGCATATCAAGAGAATCAGATTACAATAGTATACGATACTATGTGGAATGGTACGAAAAGAATGGCAGAGGCAATTTCAGATGGTATAAAATCAGTAAATAAAGATGTAACTGTAAAATTATACAATGCAGCAAATTCAGATAAAAATGATATAATAACTGAATTATTTAAATCTAAAGCAATATTATTTGGTTCTTCTACAGTTAATAAGAGTATAATGCACGCAACAGCAGGAATTCTTGAAATGATAAAGGGCATAGGATTTAAGAATAAAAAATCAGCAGCTTTTGGTTCTTATGGTTGGTCAGGTGAATCTGTAGCTGTAATAGAGCAGAAGTTAAAGGATGCAAAGCTTGAGATAGTGCAGGAAGGAATAAAAGAACTTTGGAATCCAGATAAAGAAGCAATATCAAGGTGTATAGAATTTGGAAAGAGTTTTGCAGAAAAGCTATAG
- a CDS encoding Crp/Fnr family transcriptional regulator — translation MDCNCFKKEGKNCIEIVPIFSNLNYEEMMEVARITREEIFEKGEMIYMAGDKGEKLYVIHSGKVKITRLTSSGKEQVIRVLGPGEFMGELSLFSSLPLTDNGEALSKTTVCMIDGEKLKELMKKYPTIALKAMEELSRRLENVENLIENISLQGVEKRLATSLMTMANDKGEISLKMSKRDLASHLGMSQETLSRKLTAFQDMGIIKLIGHRRILLLDIEALEDIK, via the coding sequence ATGGATTGTAATTGTTTTAAAAAAGAGGGAAAAAACTGTATAGAAATAGTTCCTATCTTTAGCAATTTGAATTATGAAGAAATGATGGAAGTTGCTAGAATAACGAGAGAAGAAATATTTGAAAAGGGCGAAATGATATATATGGCTGGAGACAAGGGAGAAAAACTCTATGTAATCCATTCTGGAAAGGTAAAGATAACTCGGCTTACAAGCTCTGGAAAAGAGCAGGTAATTAGAGTATTAGGACCTGGAGAGTTTATGGGAGAGTTGTCTCTCTTTAGTTCTTTACCTCTAACAGATAATGGTGAAGCACTATCAAAGACTACAGTATGTATGATAGATGGAGAAAAATTAAAAGAGTTGATGAAGAAATATCCAACAATAGCCTTAAAGGCAATGGAAGAATTGAGCCGAAGACTTGAAAATGTAGAAAACTTAATAGAAAATATAAGTTTGCAGGGAGTAGAAAAAAGACTTGCCACTAGTTTAATGACTATGGCAAATGACAAGGGAGAAATATCTCTAAAAATGAGTAAGAGAGACTTGGCTTCTCATCTAGGCATGAGTCAAGAAACTCTCAGTAGAAAACTAACAGCTTTTCAAGATATGGGAATCATAAAATTAATTGGTCATAGAAGAATTTTGTTATTAGATATAGAAGCTTTAGAGGATATAAAATGA
- a CDS encoding EAL domain-containing protein, giving the protein MVNLQDAMIDLKMKNVDAVVGNKLVGVYYLQKYKLTDHIKIAGEPVLTVTYGTAISKENEELSIVLEEGFNIIKENRVYDQIYKKWFGEDVGSIKVIYIKYRNSIIIIVACIITTIFLLYIYNKRLQREVKRRTQELELANQELIEQQKEIYNLAYFDSVTSLPNRTYFIKTLNNMFESMKQQEVLFGVLILDIDRFKHINDTLGHNVGDYILKLLGTRISGILREEDIIARVGGDEYYILINNVKDIDQIIETSKLILEDFKKPYYIRDYELYLTTSIGISVYPEDGLNPSSLIKKADLALYKAKELGGNSYYIYGNEIKSHGLEKMMLINQLRQGIGNNELVLHYQPQINILTGELEGLEALVRWQHPEQGLLYPDKFIPLAEEVGLVVQLGEWVLREACKQAKYWIDLGQDIKMSVNISARQFQRKDFIREVVNILNEVELNSRNLTLEITETIAISDINHTLKILNRLNSLGIAVAIDDFGTGYSSLNYLNQMSVNELKIDQSFIWDIEKNNKNKMIANTIIILAKQLGLKVTAEGVENEEQLNLLREMKCDTAQGYYFSKPVPKEIIDEIITKKSPI; this is encoded by the coding sequence ATGGTAAACTTGCAAGATGCAATGATAGACCTTAAAATGAAAAACGTAGATGCAGTAGTTGGAAATAAACTAGTAGGTGTGTATTACCTGCAAAAATATAAACTTACAGACCACATTAAGATTGCAGGTGAGCCTGTGCTTACAGTGACTTATGGGACAGCTATATCTAAAGAGAATGAAGAACTTAGCATTGTATTAGAAGAAGGCTTCAATATAATCAAAGAAAACAGGGTTTATGACCAAATATATAAAAAATGGTTTGGAGAAGATGTAGGAAGTATCAAAGTTATTTATATAAAATATAGAAATTCAATAATAATTATTGTGGCATGTATAATTACAACTATTTTTCTTTTATATATATATAATAAAAGACTTCAAAGAGAGGTCAAAAGAAGAACTCAAGAATTAGAGTTAGCCAATCAAGAGTTAATTGAACAACAGAAGGAGATATATAACTTAGCTTATTTTGATTCAGTCACATCTCTTCCCAATAGGACTTATTTTATCAAAACATTAAATAATATGTTTGAAAGTATGAAGCAACAAGAAGTGTTATTTGGAGTATTAATTTTAGATATAGATAGATTTAAGCATATAAACGATACATTGGGACACAACGTAGGAGATTATATATTGAAATTACTTGGAACTAGAATTAGTGGAATACTAAGGGAAGAAGATATAATTGCCAGAGTAGGCGGAGACGAATACTATATATTAATAAATAATGTTAAAGATATAGACCAGATAATAGAAACAAGTAAATTGATTTTGGAAGACTTTAAAAAACCTTATTATATAAGAGACTATGAATTATATTTAACCACTAGTATTGGTATATCAGTATATCCTGAAGATGGTTTAAACCCTAGCTCCCTAATAAAAAAAGCAGACCTTGCATTATATAAAGCTAAGGAATTAGGTGGAAATTCATACTATATATATGGTAATGAAATAAAGTCTCATGGACTAGAAAAGATGATGCTTATAAATCAACTTAGACAAGGTATAGGGAATAATGAATTAGTTCTACATTATCAACCTCAAATAAATATATTGACAGGAGAGCTTGAAGGTTTAGAGGCCTTAGTAAGATGGCAGCATCCAGAACAGGGATTATTATATCCAGATAAATTTATACCTTTGGCAGAGGAGGTAGGATTAGTTGTCCAATTGGGAGAATGGGTGCTAAGGGAAGCCTGTAAACAGGCAAAGTATTGGATTGACTTAGGACAAGATATTAAAATGTCTGTAAATATTTCTGCTAGACAGTTTCAGCGTAAGGATTTTATAAGGGAAGTAGTCAATATCTTAAATGAAGTTGAACTAAATTCTAGGAATTTGACTTTGGAAATTACAGAAACCATAGCCATATCTGATATAAATCATACGTTGAAAATATTAAACAGATTAAATTCTCTTGGAATAGCTGTTGCTATAGATGATTTTGGCACAGGATATTCTAGTCTTAACTATTTAAATCAAATGAGTGTAAACGAGTTGAAAATTGACCAATCCTTTATCTGGGATATTGAAAAAAATAATAAAAATAAAATGATTGCAAATACAATAATAATTTTAGCCAAACAACTTGGACTAAAGGTGACTGCTGAAGGAGTAGAAAATGAAGAGCAGCTAAACTTATTAAGAGAAATGAAATGTGATACAGCACAGGGATATTATTTCAGTAAGCCAGTTCCAAAAGAAATAATAGATGAAATCATAACTAAAAAAAGCCCCATATAG
- a CDS encoding glycerol-3-phosphate acyltransferase yields MYLIAIIIGYLFGCLQWSYILSKTFLNVDIRTLGAGNAGASNTVISLGWKWGVLVGILDILKAIISIFIIKYLFKISFIEENSFFLYLNGLFVILGHDFPFFMNFKGGKGAASLLGILIGLNYKLGILGFFVILIITILANYIALGTLGLNILLVLSAIYLNMGLNSIIISLIILFIGIYLHIPNIQRILNKTEKGLRDVLKKKAQNI; encoded by the coding sequence ATCTATCTTATTGCTATAATTATAGGATATTTATTTGGATGTTTACAGTGGTCTTATATATTGAGTAAAACATTTTTAAATGTAGATATTAGAACTCTTGGTGCAGGTAATGCGGGAGCATCTAATACAGTGATTTCTCTAGGTTGGAAATGGGGTGTCTTAGTTGGCATTCTAGATATATTAAAAGCAATTATTTCTATTTTTATTATAAAATATTTATTTAAAATTTCCTTTATAGAAGAAAATAGTTTTTTTCTCTATTTAAATGGATTATTTGTTATATTAGGACATGATTTTCCTTTCTTTATGAATTTCAAAGGAGGAAAAGGTGCTGCATCTCTCTTGGGAATCTTAATAGGATTAAATTATAAACTAGGAATATTAGGTTTTTTTGTTATTTTAATTATAACAATTTTGGCAAACTATATAGCCTTAGGTACTTTAGGTTTAAATATCCTTCTTGTATTATCAGCTATATATCTTAATATGGGTCTAAATTCTATAATTATATCTTTGATTATTTTATTTATAGGGATTTATCTTCATATACCAAATATACAGCGAATTTTAAATAAGACAGAAAAAGGATTACGGGATGTATTAAAGAAAAAAGCACAAAATATATAG
- a CDS encoding DbpA RNA binding domain-containing protein, with product MSNNKLEGHEELDMVDFSSKPKSKGKGSGSSSMVRMHINIGKRKGVSPRHILSALLEVTGLPKKSVGDIDVYDKFTFIEVPREYEDEVLDGLNGSRIKGTRVKAEIANPKRK from the coding sequence ATGTCTAATAATAAATTAGAAGGTCATGAAGAATTGGATATGGTAGATTTTAGCAGTAAGCCTAAATCTAAAGGAAAGGGTTCTGGTTCTTCTTCTATGGTAAGAATGCATATAAATATTGGAAAGAGAAAAGGTGTAAGTCCAAGACATATCTTATCAGCATTACTAGAAGTAACTGGGCTTCCTAAGAAATCAGTGGGAGATATAGATGTATATGATAAATTTACATTTATAGAAGTGCCAAGAGAATATGAAGACGAAGTATTAGATGGATTAAATGGTTCAAGGATAAAAGGAACAAGAGTAAAAGCTGAAATAGCAAATCCAAAAAGAAAATAA
- a CDS encoding transporter substrate-binding domain-containing protein, translating to MNPVIKERKIIMLLILTLVLSTGIFVEAKDINTIEYTRTIKLAGDQNHPPYQYVDKDGNPAGFSVDVINAIAEEMNLDIELTLMEWSEAVKTLGNGQVDGVIYMGQREEWRRSYKFIPPIAVDRQVIFVNRETVNINNLEDLAGF from the coding sequence ATGAATCCGGTTATTAAAGAAAGAAAAATCATAATGCTATTAATATTAACTTTAGTCTTATCTACGGGTATATTTGTAGAGGCTAAGGATATAAATACCATAGAATATACAAGGACCATTAAATTAGCTGGAGACCAGAATCATCCTCCATATCAATATGTAGATAAAGATGGAAATCCTGCAGGGTTTAGTGTTGATGTAATAAATGCAATTGCTGAAGAGATGAATTTAGATATAGAGCTTACTCTTATGGAATGGAGTGAGGCAGTAAAGACTCTTGGAAATGGACAAGTTGACGGTGTAATATATATGGGGCAAAGAGAAGAGTGGCGTAGATCATATAAGTTTATACCTCCAATAGCTGTAGACAGACAAGTAATATTCGTCAATAGAGAAACAGTAAATATAAATAATTTAGAAGATTTAGCAGGATTCTAG
- a CDS encoding hemerythrin domain-containing protein, translating into MKSINIMVEEHENIRKMLKVIRKFSYRVMTNSEYDVDDLPRIIDFVRTYADKHHHGKEEDILFQTMDKEIEKLAKSGAITGMYIEHDMGRLYMANLEKALEIFKNGSDEARLDIIANAISYTDLLDRHIEKENTAMYKFAENMLNDSSKTFIESECEKVENSAKEIGLQEKYIALIEELESKYI; encoded by the coding sequence TTGAAATCTATAAATATAATGGTGGAAGAACACGAAAATATTAGAAAAATGCTCAAGGTGATTAGGAAATTTTCCTATAGAGTTATGACTAACTCTGAATATGATGTAGATGATTTACCAAGAATAATTGATTTTGTCAGAACATATGCAGATAAACACCATCATGGAAAAGAAGAAGATATACTATTTCAAACAATGGATAAAGAAATTGAAAAATTAGCAAAATCAGGAGCTATTACTGGAATGTATATAGAGCATGATATGGGAAGACTTTATATGGCTAATCTTGAGAAAGCATTGGAAATATTTAAAAATGGTAGCGATGAAGCAAGGCTTGATATCATAGCAAATGCAATTTCCTATACAGATCTATTGGATAGACATATAGAGAAGGAAAATACCGCTATGTACAAATTTGCTGAAAATATGTTAAATGATAGCAGTAAAACTTTTATTGAAAGTGAATGTGAAAAAGTAGAAAATTCAGCTAAAGAAATAGGACTTCAAGAAAAATATATTGCTTTAATAGAAGAGCTGGAAAGCAAATATATATAG
- a CDS encoding heavy-metal-associated domain-containing protein, with protein sequence MIAKTYQLETLTCPNCVAKIEGMMKKTKGISEGEVLFNTSRVKVNFDESILSSEEIIAKIEKLGFDVLGEK encoded by the coding sequence ATGATAGCAAAAACATATCAATTAGAAACATTAACTTGTCCAAATTGTGTAGCTAAAATCGAAGGTATGATGAAAAAAACTAAAGGTATTTCTGAAGGTGAAGTATTATTTAATACTTCTAGAGTTAAAGTAAACTTTGATGAATCTATATTAAGTTCTGAAGAGATTATAGCTAAAATTGAAAAACTAGGTTTCGATGTTTTAGGAGAGAAATAA
- a CDS encoding cation-translocating P-type ATPase, translating to MKLSKVQRVWISGILVLIAFILKNTIGQKLITSIIMISAAIIAGTPILRNAISAARYWIIGIDALVTIAVIGAMFIGEYWEAAAVTFLFMLGDYLESRTIEKTRSSIKALLDLAPDTARVMRNGAEVVISPDEVVKGDKVVVKPGEKISVDGTVIEGSAYVNQAAITGESIPINRNIDDGVFSGTIIESGYLVIEATKVGDDTTFARILQMVEEAQDKKAKTQKFLERFSRYYTPAIIVLALGLYLFTKDLVLALTLLVIACPGALVISTPVSIVAGIGNGAKHGVLVKGGEIMENLGKIKVLAFDKTGTLTIGKPMVTHIKSYGIDEKELLRISAIGEGYSEHPLGRAIVAKAEKDLGKISEMPEESEIITGQGLKVKIDGEIILIGNRKLMLENNISLGEDIEKHLQTEEEKGQTAVIVGNTEKVLGIISIADIVREDAKKLVSNLKKLGVQKIVMLTGDNKRAAKAIAEEIGLDAFYAELLPEDKVKVLNELQEKYGMAAMVGDGVNDAPALASADLGIAIGGAGTDVAMETADVVLMSDEIRKLSHAIGLSRATVNNMRQNIYFAIAVAVLLLAGVLVKTVNLSFGMLVHELSVLLVVVNAVRLLRYGDKNNHKKILEA from the coding sequence ATGAAACTAAGCAAAGTACAAAGAGTCTGGATATCGGGAATATTAGTATTAATAGCTTTTATTTTAAAAAATACCATAGGTCAGAAATTGATTACTTCTATAATTATGATCTCTGCAGCGATAATTGCAGGTACTCCAATCCTTCGAAATGCAATTTCTGCTGCAAGATACTGGATAATAGGAATAGATGCCCTAGTGACTATTGCAGTAATAGGTGCTATGTTTATAGGTGAGTATTGGGAAGCGGCTGCTGTAACATTTTTATTTATGTTAGGTGATTATCTGGAATCCAGAACTATAGAAAAGACTAGATCTTCCATTAAAGCATTACTAGACTTAGCTCCAGATACAGCTAGAGTCATGAGAAATGGAGCTGAAGTGGTAATTTCTCCTGACGAAGTGGTTAAAGGAGATAAAGTAGTTGTAAAACCAGGAGAGAAAATTTCTGTAGATGGTACAGTTATAGAAGGATCTGCTTATGTAAATCAGGCAGCTATTACAGGAGAATCTATACCTATAAATAGGAATATAGACGATGGAGTTTTCTCAGGAACCATAATTGAATCAGGATATTTGGTGATTGAAGCAACTAAAGTAGGAGATGATACTACCTTTGCAAGAATACTTCAAATGGTAGAAGAGGCTCAAGATAAGAAAGCTAAGACGCAAAAATTCTTAGAGAGGTTTTCTAGGTATTATACTCCGGCAATTATTGTGTTAGCATTAGGACTATATTTATTTACAAAAGACTTAGTATTGGCACTTACTCTATTAGTCATAGCTTGTCCAGGAGCTTTAGTTATATCCACACCTGTATCAATTGTAGCAGGAATTGGTAATGGGGCTAAACATGGGGTATTAGTAAAAGGTGGAGAAATAATGGAAAACCTAGGCAAAATTAAAGTTTTAGCTTTTGATAAAACTGGAACTTTAACTATTGGAAAGCCAATGGTAACTCATATAAAATCCTATGGTATAGATGAAAAGGAACTTTTAAGAATTTCGGCAATAGGAGAAGGATATTCAGAACATCCCTTAGGAAGGGCTATTGTAGCTAAGGCAGAGAAAGACTTAGGAAAGATAAGTGAAATGCCAGAGGAATCAGAGATCATAACTGGTCAAGGACTTAAAGTGAAAATAGATGGTGAAATAATTTTAATAGGCAATAGAAAGCTAATGTTGGAAAATAATATTTCTCTTGGAGAAGACATAGAGAAACACTTGCAGACAGAAGAAGAAAAAGGGCAAACAGCAGTTATAGTAGGAAACACTGAAAAAGTTCTAGGGATCATATCTATTGCAGATATTGTAAGAGAAGATGCTAAAAAATTAGTATCTAATTTAAAGAAACTAGGCGTACAAAAAATAGTAATGTTGACTGGAGATAATAAAAGGGCAGCCAAGGCAATAGCAGAAGAAATAGGATTAGATGCTTTTTATGCAGAGCTATTACCAGAAGATAAGGTAAAGGTTTTAAATGAATTACAAGAGAAATACGGTATGGCTGCCATGGTAGGAGATGGAGTAAATGATGCACCAGCCTTAGCTTCAGCAGATTTAGGTATAGCCATAGGCGGAGCAGGTACAGATGTAGCCATGGAAACAGCAGATGTGGTTTTAATGTCTGATGAAATAAGAAAACTATCCCATGCCATAGGTCTTAGTCGTGCAACTGTAAATAATATGAGACAAAATATTTACTTTGCCATAGCAGTTGCAGTACTTTTATTGGCAGGAGTATTAGTAAAAACCGTTAACTTATCCTTTGGAATGTTGGTTCACGAACTATCAGTTTTATTAGTAGTAGTCAATGCAGTTAGACTTCTTAGATATGGAGATAAAAATAATCATAAAAAAATCTTGGAGGCTTAA